A single genomic interval of Dysidea avara chromosome 6, odDysAvar1.4, whole genome shotgun sequence harbors:
- the LOC136257582 gene encoding uncharacterized protein — translation MKCCEEIVDEKYASLIAKHNGLFKDATGKVIGYVERNGGIHHVDCLKYIPLESHSRLCSRCSTFRENVLRGRLARHLQEDSCQSVEANSHTNFRCLTSSEKCERMKNMATVIHTKDQQIARLSGRINKLVANQGIMVDQDTNNDLVSMMKECGEAVQKDNTNPFMKIFWDQQLKAASLGSTRQIRWHPAIIKCDRISYNKASTHTKSNLRFYQKWIAGLIHYHISHCTSFSTGKSGFCSSFLPTLSKPRV, via the exons ATGAAGTGCTGTGAGGAAATAGTTGATGAGAAATATGCTTCACTGATTGCAAAACATAATGGTTTGTTCAAAGATGCTACAG GGAAAGTGATCGGCTATGTTGAGAGGAATGGTGGGATACACCATGTAGATTGTTTGAAGTACATTCCACTGGAGTCACACTCAAGATTATGTTCAAGGTGCAGCACATTCCGTGAAAATGTATTGCGTGGTAGGCTAGCACGGCATCTCCAAGAGGATAGTTGTCAGTCTGTGGAGGCTAATAGTCATACCAACTTCCGGTGCCTTACCTCATCTGAGAAGTGTGAGAGGATGAAGAACATGGCTACTGTGATTCACACTAAGGACCAACAGATTGCCCGCCTCAGTGGAAGGATTAACAAGCTGGTTGCTAACCAAGGAATTATGGTTGACCAAGACACGAATAACGATTTAGTGTCCATGATGAAGGAATGTGGTGAAGCTGTTCAAAAGGATAATACTAATCCTTTCATGAAAATATTTTGGGACCAACAGTTAAAAGCAGCTTCTTTGGGGTCAACTCGCCAGATTCGCTGGCACCCAGCaattattaaatgtgaccggatttcatataacaaggcttccacgcacacaaaatcaaacttacgattttaccagaaatggattgctggtctaatacactatcatatttcacactgtacttccttcagcactggcaagtctggtttctgtagcagctttcttccgaccctgtcaaagccacgagtgtga
- the LOC136257583 gene encoding uncharacterized protein, producing the protein MDHFFDCFNVSSFTKGKEKRKCFLSPYRKENDFRMEFLKELVCYLDQWKASVEGRPGFDDDQKQRMLLSATTENGIRITGTGTISSVFLSEKVSQDSVEKYFSMIRQHGRANKNPTIAQVLKNAQNIRVINSIWVDKITGNCRGCKRKSYDLESVNLHVLNKPLPKRHRRRSL; encoded by the exons ATGGATCACTTTTTTGACTGCTTCAATGTATCATCCTTCACAAAGGGAAAGGAGAAACGGAAGTGTTTTTTATCTCCGTATCGCAAGGAGAATGATTTCCGGATGGAG TTTTTGAAGGAACTTGTGTGCTATTTGGACCAGTGGAAAGCTTCAGTTGAGGGCCGGCCAGGCTTTGATGATGACCAGAAGCAACGAATGTTGTTAAGTGCTACAACTGAAAATGGTATTAGAATCACAG GAACTGGTACCATTTCTAGTGTATTTTTAAGCGAAAAAGTCAGCCAGGACTCTGTAGAAAAGTACTTTTCTATGATACGACAACATGGTAGAGCCAATAAGAACCCAACCATCGCCCAAGTTCTAAAAAATGCACAGAATATACGAGTGATAAACTCAATTTGGGTGGATAAGATTACTGGAAACTGTCGTGGATGCAAGAGGAAGTCATATGACTTGGAATCTGTGAATCTTCATGTTTTGAACAAGCCTTTGCCAAAGAGGCACAGGCGTCGTTCATTGTAA